In the genome of Maridesulfovibrio bastinii DSM 16055, the window CAACTACCGCCTGAGCCAGAGCAGCACCCTGAGTTGGATCAGTTCCGGCACCGAATTCATCCATTAGAAAAAGAGTGGAAGAATCTATCTCAGGCCATATTCTGCTGAAAGATCTTATTTGTGCTGTAAATGTGCTGACATGGTCTTCAAGAGACTGCTCATCACCCATTATAGCAAAAATGGATTTATAAAGTGGTATGGTGGAATTTTTTTCAACTGAAACAGGGAGCCCGCTATACGCCATAATAGCAATCAGTCCGGCTGTTTTGAGGGTAACTGTTTTACCTCCGGCATTACCACCGCTGATAATCAGAATCCGTTGTTCCTGATTCAATTCAATATTAACAGGCTCGGCATTTTCACCGGATGCTGCCAGCAGAGGATGCCTTGCACCAACTAATTTGATAGGAGATTCCGGTTCAACATCCAGCACAACTCCATCTGTATCCTGAGCAAAGGAATTTTTGGACTGGAGGACATCAAATTCAACAAGAAAATTATATGCGGCCAGAGTTTCATCAAACTCTGAACGCAGTAATCCTGTCAGATATTTAAGGACCTTATGCTCTTCTTCTTTTTCTTTCTGCTTTAGTTCCTGAAGAGTGTTATTCAACTCAACAAGAAACATCGGCTCAAAATAGCATGTTTCCCCGGTGTTGGAATAGTCGTGTATTATACCCGGAAAACGGCCTTTAAAGTTGGATTTTAGAGGAAGAACATATCTATCGGATGAAATAGTCATAAATTCATCCTGAAGATAATGGCTCAAATCTTCGCCGTGTATAAAATCTTTAACTTTTTTGGCACATCTCTGTTGCAGCTGACGCAATGAAATTCTTAAATCATAGAGTTCAGGAGTACTCTCATCTTTTATATTGCCATCAGGATCAATACAACGCTTTAACCCGGCAAAAGTCTTTTCCGGCCAAGAGATGTCTTCAGTTAAAGCTTCCAGTTCATCCCAGCCTCTTTTGGCGGAAATAGAAAGGGCATCTCTAACAAGAGAAGCCTGTTTTAAGGTATGAACAAGAGCAAAAAGAGCATCAACGTCAAGGACGGCTCCGGCTTTTTCAAGATATGCGAAAAGACCGTCAAGCTCGGTAAATCCACCAAGCCTGAACTCCGTTTCAGCAAAAAAAGAACTGACCTGACGAAAACGCCGGGCCATACGGTTAATTTGATCGACATCCTGTAAAGGAAAAATATTCAGACAGGCTTTTTTACCTGCTGAGGAGACACTGTAGTTGGAAAGAGCTGCCAGAACTTTTGGAAATTCGAGCAGTTGAAGGGATCTTGGCTCCATGTGAATCCGAGGTAATTTTTGATGCGGTTATGGAAATGTCCCTAAAAACAAAAGCAACAATCGCCCCGGAAAATCCGGGGCGTGCTGCTTATAAGACAAATCTATATACTGTCAGGATGCGAGACGGGAACGAACAAGGCCACTTAAAGCCTTTCCATCCACCTGTCCCTTGTAAGCCTGCATAATAGCCTGCATAACTTTACCCATATCCTGCATTGAAGAAGCTCCGACATCAGCAATAGCCTTATCAACAGCTGCTCCAAGCTCTTCAGGAGTAAGTTCAGGAGGCATATAATCCTGCAACGCTTCAACTTCAACAGCCTCGGTTTCAGCCAGATCCTGCCGGCCGGCACTCGTATACTGCTCAATTGAGTCTTTGCGCTGCTTTATCTGCTTGGCTACAAGTTCAAGAACCTCGTCGTCATTCAGCTCACGGCCTACTTCGACCATCTGGTTCTTGACCGCTGTCTTGAGGTGTCTCAACACAGCTTTTTTTACGTCATCCTTGGCTTTGTAAGCCACAATATAATCTTTTTCGATCTGCTCAAGGAGAGTCATTGGTTAACCCGCCATTTTACGCATTTTTTTAACAAGCCTTTTACGAGCTGCAGCTTTTTTCTTCTTGCGCTGAACGCTTGGCTTTTCATAGTGCTGACGTTTTTTAAGTTCAGAAAGCACGCCTGCCTTCTCTACCTGCTTTTTAAAGCGGCGGAGAGCTATTTCGAAATTATCTGAATCTTCAAGATATACTCCGGGCAAGGAAATCACCTCCCTTGGACAAATCTCGCTAATAGTATAAGCGGAAACAGAATTAACTATCCATGCATTTCAGGAATGTCAACCTGTTTTATAAAAATAAAAACAGTCCGCTTTCTAGCTAGAAAACGGACTGTTCGGGCACATGCCCAGCGAAAATTAGAAACCTTTGACTTCTTTTTTTGCGTCAATCCATGATTTGATAAAGCAATAAGCTAAGCCGACGCCCAAAATTCCAATTACGGCATAAAGAATTCCGAAAAAGATAAAATGATCAGGCATCCACCAGGGTAAATCCATGGGAAGAGGACTATGAACAGTTTCACCATGCAGCATTTTGAGCCTCCTTATTTTACTTTACAGCGTCTTTAAGAAGCTTTCCGGGACGGAATTTAACAACCTTGCATGCGGGAATCTTAATTTCTTCACCGGAACGGGGATTGCGGCCAACACGTTCTTTTCTTTCATCTACCTGAAAAGTTCCAAATCCGGTAAGAGTAAGCTTACCTTCATTAACCAGAGTTTCCTCGACGGTATCAAGAAAACAGTTAAGACAGCGTTCAGCATCAGCTTTTGTAATGTTTGCTTTCTCCGCAATCTTTACAACCAGTTCAGCCTTAGTCATCAGTCCTTCCTCCTTAAAACGGGAATAAGTTATAGCGGCGCAATAAAATGCGCCTGCCATTTATAAAGCCTGCTCTTCAGGCTGTTAACTTCAATTAGTTACGACAGACGCTCCGCCTTGGCGATCTTATCTCAGGGCACCGGTACCGACAATCTTTATATTGCCTCCGGCAAAATTACCGATTCCTCAACCCTGAATGGAAACCTAAAACAAAATTTTGCCCTACAAGTCAAGAGGGAAATCATTTTTAACGCAATTATATAAACCTTGAAACTGTAGAGGAGACAAGGCTTCCGGCCGATCAGAGAGCTTCAAACCCTCAGATTCGAACCATTCTTCAATATCAGAAGAAATATATGATTTCAATATGTTACCCAGCTGTTTACGCCTTTTTTGAAAGCAGAAACGTATAAGCATCGCAAGTCCCGAAGGATTCTCAGGTTTTTTATTTTCGGGCAATGAAATAAATCTTACCACACCGGAATCTATTTTGGGTCTCGGCACGAAAACGCTCGGTGGAACTTTAAAAAGATATTTAGTTTCGCAAAAACTCTGAACCCATGCTCCAAGACCACCATACTGCCTATTACCACATGAAGCTGTCAGCCTCTGGGCAACTTCATGCTGAACCATGAAAACGCACATATCAACTCCGCTCCGGCTGACAATATCCCAGATAAGTTTAGAAGCCACATTGTAAGGAAGATTGCCAACAATCTTCCAATTGCGGTCTTTCTCCAGACTGGTCCAGTCAAACTCAAGAGCATCAGCCTGAACAACTTCAGCTTCAGGAAATTTCATTTCAAGCTCAGGGGCCAGATTGTAATCTTTTTCTAAGAGCATTAATTCACGGGGTTCTGAAAGTCTTATGAATTCCGTCAGAGCTCCCTGACCGGGCCCTATTTCAAGGACTCTGTCTTCTTTTGAGATTAACAATGAATCAACAATCTTACGGGCAATATTTTTATTCTGCAAAAAATTCTGCCCTAAACTTTTTTTTGCTCTGAACTTCTGCGACACGCAGTCCTCCCGATTTATAACTGGTTCCCTCTGATATAAGCTGTATGAGATATCAGCCCAGTCGCTGTGGATACGGTAATCCAAGAGACTTGTAAATCTTACAATGACGACTTAAAGTTTTATCTAAATACACTTTACGGGGGAAACCATGAGCAACCTTATCTCGGACTTTTTTAAATTCGAAAAATATCAGACCAGCCTGTCTCGTGAAATGATCGCAGGTATGACGACTTTTGCAACAATGGCTTATATCATAGTCGTCAATCCAAAGATTCTAGAAGCCGCAGGAATACCATTCGGCCCGAGTATGGTTGCAACAATTTTAAGTGCTTTTTTTGGAACAATGGCAATGGGTCTTTATGCAAACCGTCCTTTTGCTCTGGCCCCCTACATGGGAGAAAACGCATTCATTGCGTTCACGGTTGTCAAAGTAATGGGCTACTCATGGCAGACAGCTCTCAGTGCAATTTTTATCGGTGGACTTCTCTTTGTAATTTTTACTG includes:
- a CDS encoding endonuclease MutS2 is translated as MEPRSLQLLEFPKVLAALSNYSVSSAGKKACLNIFPLQDVDQINRMARRFRQVSSFFAETEFRLGGFTELDGLFAYLEKAGAVLDVDALFALVHTLKQASLVRDALSISAKRGWDELEALTEDISWPEKTFAGLKRCIDPDGNIKDESTPELYDLRISLRQLQQRCAKKVKDFIHGEDLSHYLQDEFMTISSDRYVLPLKSNFKGRFPGIIHDYSNTGETCYFEPMFLVELNNTLQELKQKEKEEEHKVLKYLTGLLRSEFDETLAAYNFLVEFDVLQSKNSFAQDTDGVVLDVEPESPIKLVGARHPLLAASGENAEPVNIELNQEQRILIISGGNAGGKTVTLKTAGLIAIMAYSGLPVSVEKNSTIPLYKSIFAIMGDEQSLEDHVSTFTAQIRSFSRIWPEIDSSTLFLMDEFGAGTDPTQGAALAQAVVDGLLGTGATCFAATHFPALKAYALATEHVRAASVLFDPATKKPLFRLAYDQVGASIAIDVAREHGLPSSILSKAEQYLLLDGSDTSGVMDRLNSLAVEREKELDNMKIELEKLKIKRSRLEEKFRREKVAILDEVKAASQSVLKQWQDGRIGRKQALKKMAQLRESISDNTDNEKQVKPFSFEEVVEGSEVMNLGWNRKGTVLEKDDRRNRVKIDMDGVAMWIPASQVGPVESDNSKPVPGNLNIKQKKESAPRGDMTLKVDLRGMRADIAISELEKFFDQALLRGATNLEIIHGRGTGALRREVHSFLKDNSSVSGYSLAPEDQGGDGMTQVELY
- a CDS encoding GatB/YqeY domain-containing protein, translating into MTLLEQIEKDYIVAYKAKDDVKKAVLRHLKTAVKNQMVEVGRELNDDEVLELVAKQIKQRKDSIEQYTSAGRQDLAETEAVEVEALQDYMPPELTPEELGAAVDKAIADVGASSMQDMGKVMQAIMQAYKGQVDGKALSGLVRSRLAS
- the rpsU gene encoding 30S ribosomal protein S21, which codes for MPGVYLEDSDNFEIALRRFKKQVEKAGVLSELKKRQHYEKPSVQRKKKKAAARKRLVKKMRKMAG
- a CDS encoding HU family DNA-binding protein, with protein sequence MAGAFYCAAITYSRFKEEGLMTKAELVVKIAEKANITKADAERCLNCFLDTVEETLVNEGKLTLTGFGTFQVDERKERVGRNPRSGEEIKIPACKVVKFRPGKLLKDAVK
- the rsmA gene encoding 16S rRNA (adenine(1518)-N(6)/adenine(1519)-N(6))-dimethyltransferase RsmA, with translation MSQKFRAKKSLGQNFLQNKNIARKIVDSLLISKEDRVLEIGPGQGALTEFIRLSEPRELMLLEKDYNLAPELEMKFPEAEVVQADALEFDWTSLEKDRNWKIVGNLPYNVASKLIWDIVSRSGVDMCVFMVQHEVAQRLTASCGNRQYGGLGAWVQSFCETKYLFKVPPSVFVPRPKIDSGVVRFISLPENKKPENPSGLAMLIRFCFQKRRKQLGNILKSYISSDIEEWFESEGLKLSDRPEALSPLQFQGLYNCVKNDFPLDL